A genome region from Camelina sativa cultivar DH55 chromosome 10, Cs, whole genome shotgun sequence includes the following:
- the LOC104718050 gene encoding protein ODORANT1-like: MGRQPCCDKLGVKKGPWTAEEDKKLINFILTNGHCCWRALPKLAGLRRCGKSCRLRWTNYLRPDLKRGLLSKDEEQLVIDLHAHLGNKWSKIASRLPGRTDNEIKNHWNTNIKKKLLKMGIDPVTHQSLTQEPCNTDNSKTISSNPDDVSLEPKTTSTKTLEISGTTTTEDESSSTVTDQNSSMDNENHILDNIYNDDELFSYLWSDETTKAEGSWRSDSNYGAVGGTLCDNNMFGTVADFPIWSPEGINDKDWMFLDYCQDFGVHDFGF; this comes from the exons atgGGGAGGCAGCCATGCTGCGACAAGCTAGGGGTGAAGAAAGGGCCGTGGACGGCAGAGGAAGACAAGAAGCTCATAAACTTCATACTCACCAACGGCCATTGTTGCTGGCGTGCTTTGCCAAAACTGGCCGGTCTCCGCCGCTGCGGAAAGAGCTGCCGCCTACGGTGGACTAACTATCTCCGGCCTGACTTGAAGAGAGGCCTTCTCTCTAAAGATGAAGAACAACTTGTCATTGATCTTCATGCTCATCTCGGCAATAA GTGGTCTAAGATAGCTTCAAGATTACCTGGAAGAACAGATAACGAAATAAAAAACCATTGGAATACTAACATCAAGAAAAAACTTCTTAAGATGGGAATCGACCCTGTGACCCATCAATCTCTTACCCAAGAACCTTGTAATACCGATAACTCCAAAACAATCTCATCGAATCCAGATGATGTCTCATTGGAACCAAAGACAACCAGCACAAAAACCTTAGAAATAAGTGGCACGACAACAACAGAAGACGAAAGCAGTAGCACGGTTACTGATCAAAACAGTTCGATGGACAATGAAAATCATATACTTGACAACATCTATAATGATGATGAGTTGTTTAGTTACTTATGGTCCGACGAAACTACTAAAGCTGAGGGCTCGTGGAGGAGTGACAGTAATTATGGCGCCGTGGGTGGAACATTATGTGACAACAATATGTTCGGCACCGTTGCAGATTTTCCAATATGGTCACCCGAAGGAATCAACGACAAGGATTGGATGTTTCTCGACTATTGCCAAGACTTTGGTGTTCatgattttgggttttga
- the LOC104720184 gene encoding FAM10 family protein At4g22670, with the protein MDATKLSELKVFIDQCKSDPSLLSTPSLSFFRDYLESLGAKIPTGAHQEDKDTKARSFVVEESDDDMEENEDLKPKVEEEEEEDEIIESDVELEGDTVEPDNDPPQKMGDSSVEVTDENREAAQEAKGKAMEALSEGNFDEAIEHLTQAITLNPTSAIMYGNRASVYIKLKKPNAAIRDANAALEINPDSAKGYKSRGMARAMLGEWAEAAKDLHLASTIDYDEEISAVLKKVEPNAHKLEEHRRKYDRLRKEREDKKAERDRLRRRAEAQAAYDKAKKEKQSSSSRPSGGGFPGGMPGGFPGGMPGGFPGGMGGMPGGFPGGMGGMPGGFPGGMPAGMGGGMPAGMGGGMPGMGGGMPAGMGGGMPGMGGGMPAGMGGGMPGMGGGMPGAGGMPGGMDFSKILNDPELMTAFSDPEVMAALQDVMKNPANLAKHQANPKVAPVIAKMMGKFGGGPK; encoded by the exons ATGGATGCAACGAAGCTAAGCGAGCTCAAGGTCTTTATCGACCAATGCAAGTCTGACCCTTCCCTTCTCTCTACTCCTTCCCTCTCCTTCTTCCGCGACTACCTCGAGAG TCTTGGTGCTAAGATACCTACTGGTGCTCATCAAGAAGACAAAGACACTAAAGCG aGGAGTTTCGTAGTTgaagagagtgatgatgatatggAGGAAAATGAAGATCTGAAACCTaaagtggaggaagaagaagaggaagatgagattATTGAGTCTGATGTTGAGCTTGAAGGAGACACTGTTGAACCTGATAATGATCCTCCTCAGAAG ATGGGAGATTCATCAGTGGAGGTGACTGATGAGAATCGTGAAGCTGCTCAAGAAGCTAAGGGCAAAGCCATGGAAGCCCTTTCTGAAGGAAACTTTGATGAAGCAATTGAGCATTTAACTCAGGCAATTACTTTGAATCCGACTTCAGCTATTATGTATGGAAACAGGG CTAGCGTCTACATTAAGTTGAAGAAGCCAAACGCTGCTATTCGAGATGCAAACGCTGCATTGGAG ATTAATCCTGATTCTGCCAAGGGATACAAATCACGGGGCATGGCTCGTGCCATGCTTGGAGAATGGGCAGAGGCTGCGAAAGACCTTCACCTTGCTTCTACGATAGACTATGATGAGGAAATTAGTGCTGTGCTCAAGAAG GTTGAACCTAATGCCCACAAGCTTGAGGAACACCGTAGGAAGTATGACAGATTACGTAAGGAAAGAGAGGACAAAAAGGCTGAGCGTGATAGGCTACGTCGCCGCGCTGAAGCACAG GCTGCCTATGATAAagctaagaaagaaaaacagtCATCATCGAGCAGACCATCAGGAGGTGGTTTCCCTGGAGGTATGCCCGGTGGATTCCCTGGAGGTATGCCTGGAGGATTCCCAGGAGGTATGGGTGGTATGCCCGGTGGTTTCCCAGGAGGTATGGGTGGTATGCCCGGTGGATTTCCAGGTGGTATGCCGGCAGGAATGGGCGGTGGTATGCCAGCAGGAATGGGTGGTGGTATGCCAGGAATGGGTGGTGGTATGCCAGCAGGAATGGGCGGTGGTATGCCAGGAATGGGTGGTGGTATGCCAG CAGGAATGGGCGGTGGTATGCCAGGAATGGGCGGTGGTATGCCAGGTGCAGGCGGTATGCCGGGTGGTATGGACTTCAGCAAAATATTGAAC GATCCTGAGCTAATGACGGCATTTAGCGATCCAGAAGTCATGGCTGCTCTTCAAGATG TGATGAAGAACCCTGCGAATCTAGCGAAGCATCAGGCGAATCCCAAGGTGGCTCCGGTGATTGCAAAGATGATGGGCAAATTTGGAGGAGGTCCCAAGTAA
- the LOC104718051 gene encoding uncharacterized protein LOC104718051, producing the protein MAYANQISAVVFLAVVIAPLLAEPVSPMFPNMTPECATVMPDLLDKCFGTVRVTPTEECCNDLKSATTTQVTCLCDNYIANPTIVNITGPYSAGITTKCGVFDKYSCDGTSKGGETGSSSSNSSTTSNGKDNSKSEVNGGATNKIAASMAVFGLIASLVFVMF; encoded by the exons ATGGCTTACGCTAACCAAATTTCAGCGGTTGTGTTTCTAGCGGTTGTGATTGCTCCACTGTTAGCTGAGCCGGTGTCACCGATGTTTCCAAATATGACTCCTGAATGTGCCACGGTGATGCCTGACTTGCTCGATAAGTGTTTTGGAACCGTTAGAGTTACACCAACGGAAGAATGTTGCAACGATCTCAAATCCGCAACCACAACGCAAGTCACTTGCCTTTGTGATAATTACATTGCAAACCCGACGATTGTGAACATTACTGGACCTTACTCCGCCGGAATCACAACTAAATGTGGCGTTTTCGACAAATACTCTTGCGACGGTACTAGTAAAG GAGGAGAAACCGGAAGCAGCAGCAGTAACAGCAGCACGACCAGCAATGGCAAAGACAATAGCAAGAGTGAGGTCAACGGAGGAGCAACGAACAAGATTGCTGCATCAATGGCTGTTTTTGGCTTGATTGCAAGTCTGGTCTTCGTTATGTTCTAA